One window of the Colletotrichum lupini chromosome 9, complete sequence genome contains the following:
- a CDS encoding 4 family polyadenylate binding protein — MASAPNNGAVDQLANDLGNASLNGSDSEAAPAINTNVESAAQGDNADTAGPTPSSAAPHPQASASLYVGELDPSVTEAMLFELFSQIGSVASIRVCRDAVTRRSLGYAYVNYNTTSDGEKALEELNYTLIKGRPCRIMWSQRDPALRKTGQGNVFIKNLDVAIDNKALHDTFAAFGNILSCKVAQDENGNSKGYGFVHYETDEAASQAIKHVNGMLLNEKKVYVGHHIPKKDRQSKFEEMKANFTNIYVKNIATEVTDDEFRDLFAAFGDVTSSSLARDQEGKSRGFGFVNFTTHEAASKAVDDLNGKDFKGQDLYVGRAQKKHEREEELRKSYEAARMEKANKYQGVNLYIKNLDDEVDDEKLRQLFADFGPITSAKVMRDNATDSGNEDEGSSEEADKENKKEEVKAEEKEEAEKTEEKEDGEKKSEKKSDKKPHGKSKGFGFVCFSNPDDATKAVAEMNQRMVNGKPLYVALAQRKDVRKSQLEASIQARNQLRMQQAAAAAGMPQQYMQPPVFYAAGQQPVFPQGGRGMPFPQGGMAMPPVQGGRPGQFPGGYPQQGGRGVPQQMPPVYGMPGSFPPGGAYPQPGNPQFMAAIQQVQQATMGGGRGGPQGGRGPVPQGMPIPGGPGMPGFPPNARQGGNQPGAGRGANPNAPRNAPFPQGGRGAPAQELNSGSLIQQQLAAAGGNPGQQKQILGEVIFPKIQAIQPELAGKITGMLLEMDNAELVNLIEEESALKAKVDEALGVYEEYIKAQGGEEGEKKTEETKA, encoded by the exons ATGGCCTCCGCTCCCAACAACGGCGCTGTCGACCAGCTCGCCAACGACCTGGGCAACGCTTCCCTCAACGGCTCTGACTCCGAGGCTGCCCCCGCCATCAACACCAATGTTGAGTCTGCCGCTCAGGGCGACAATGCCGACACCGCGGGCCCTACCCCCAGCTCCGCTGCGCCTCACCCCCAGGCCTCCGCCTCCCTCTACGTTGGCGAGCTCGATCCCTCTGTTACCGAGGCCATGCTTTTCGAACTCTTCTCCCAGATTGGTTCTGTCGCTTCCATTCGTGTCTGCCGTGATGCGGTTACCCGCCGCTCTCTCGGCTACGCCTACGTGAACTACAACACTACCTCCGATGGCGAGAAGGCTCTCGAGGAGCTCAACTACACCCTCATCAAGGGCCGCCCCTGCCGCATCATGTGGTCCCAGCGTGACCCTGCTCTGCGCAAGACTGGCCAGGGCAACGTCTTCATCAAGAACCTCGATGTTGCCATCGACAACAAGGCTCTCCACGACACCTTTGCCGCTTTCGGTAACATCTTGAGCTGCAAGGTCGCCCAGGATGAGAACGGCAACTCCAAGGGCTACGGTTTCGTTCACTACGAGACCGACGAGGCTGCTTCTCAGGCTATCAAGCACGTTAACGGCATGCTTCTCAACGAGAAGAAGGTTTACGTCGGCCACCACATCCCCAAGAAGGACCGCCAGAGCAAGTTCGAGGAGATGAAGGCGAACTTCACCAACATCTACGTCAAGAACATCGCCACCGAGGTCACCGACGATGAGTTCCGCGACCTTTTCGCCGCCTTTGGCGACGTCACCTCTTCCTCGCTTGCCCGCGACCAGGAGGGCAAGAGCCGCGGCTTTGGCTTTGTTAACTTCACTACTCATGAGGCTGCTTCCAAGGCTGTCGACGACCTTAACGGTAAGGACTTCAAGGGACAGGACCTGTACGTCGGCAGAGCGCAGAAGAAGCACGAGCGTGAGGAGGAGCTCCGCAAGTCTTACGAGGCTGCTCGCATGGAGAAGGCCAACAAGTACCAGGGTGTCAATCTGTACATCAAGAACCTCGACGACGAGGTTGACGACGAGAAGCTTCGCCAGCTGTTCGCCGACTTTGGCCCCATTACCTCTGCCAAGGTGATGCGCGACAACGCTACCGACTCTGGCAACGAGGATGAGGGTTCTTCCGAGGAGGCGGACAAGGAGaacaagaaggaggaggtcaaggccgaggagaaggaagaggccgagaagaccgaggagaaggaggacgGCGAGAAGAAGAGCGAGAAGAAGTCGGACAAGAAGCCCCATGGTAAGTCCAAGGGCTTCGGCTTCGTCTGCTTCAGCAACCCCGACGACGCAACCAAGGCCGTTGCCGAGATGAACCAGCGCATGGTCAACGGCAAGCCTTTGTACGTCGCTCTTGCTCAGCGCAAGGATGTTCGCAAGAGCCAGCTTGAGGCTAGCATCCAGGCTCGCAACCAACTCCGCATGCAGcaagccgccgccgccgccggtaTGCCCCAGCAGTACATGCAGCCCCCCGTCTTCTACGCCGCGGGCCAGCAACCCGTCTTCCCCCAGGGTGGTCGCGGCATGCCCTTCCCTCAGGGCGGCATGGCCATGCCTCCCGTTCAGGGTGGCCGTCCGGGCCAGTTCCCTGGAGGATACCCCCAGCAGGGCGGACGTGGTGTTCCCCAGCAGATGCCCCCTGTCTACGGCATGCCCGGCTCCTTCCCTCCCGGAGGTGCCTACCCTCAGCCTGGTAACCCGCAATTCATGGCTGCCATCCAGCAGGTGCAGCAGGCTACCATGGGCGGCGGTCGCGGCGGTCCCCAGGGCGGCCGTGGTCCCGTCCCCCAGGGAATGCCCATCCCCGGCGGCCCCGGCATGCCCGGCTTCCCTCCCAACGCTCGCCAGGGTGGTAACCAGCCCGGCGCCGGCCGTGGTGCCAACCCCAACGCTCCCCGCAACGCTCCCTTCCCCCAGGGTGGCCGTGGAGCCCCTGCTCAGGAGCTCAACAGCGGCAGCCTCATCCAGCAGCAGCTTGCTGCCGCTGGCGGTAACCCCGGCCAGCAGAAGCAGATTCTCGGTGAGGTCATCTTCCCCAAGATCCAGGCTATCCAGCCTGAGCTTGCCGGAAAGATCACCGGTATGCTTCTCGAGATGGACAACGCTGAGCTTGTTAACCT CATCGAGGAGGAGTCTGCTCTCAAGGCCAAGGTCGACGAGGCCCTTGGCGTCTACGAGGAGTACATCAAGGCCCAGGGTGGCGAGGAGGGCGAGAAGAAGACCGAGGAGACTAAGGCCTAA
- a CDS encoding acetyl-CoA acetyltransferase, which produces MRCGRWNLDASAGFFGCWTYWIAAAAESSFKVYQVPCCSFTYILPVTVPLTHFCIDIPVPPTSPLFNLVSPSVRSIYIPSRFYLRSFISITMGALERLTQLGGQFSAGGKDKILQKNADDVVVTAALRTPFTKGGKGGFKDTQAADLMAGVLKALLDRSKIDPALVEDIAVGTVLAPGGGATEMRAAALVAGFPQTTAVRTLNRQCSSGLQASVDIINAIKTGMIEVGIGAGVESMSTQYGPAAVSEFSELLENTPEAANCKVPMGVLSENMAQDLGIPRTKQDAFAAASYAKATKAQAEGLFDQEITPLKVKWEDPKSGETKEITVAKDDGIRAGVTAESLAKIKPAFAKDGGIHAGNASQVSDGAAAVLFMKRSTAERLGQPILGKFVSAAIVGLPPLLMGQGPAKAIPVANAKAGIATEDVDIYEINEAFASQCLWSAEQLGIPFEKVNPKGGAIAFGHPLGCTGARQISTLLYELKRTGKRIGNTSMCIGTGMGMSAVWVAE; this is translated from the exons ATGCGGTGTGGTCGCTGGAATTTGGATGCCTCGGCCGGTTTTTTTGGTTGCTGGACCTACTGGATTGCTGCTGCAGCAGAAAG CTCTTTCAAGGTGTACCAAGTACCCTGCTGCTCCTTT ACATACATCTTGCCCGTCACAGTTCCCCTTACACACTTTTGTATTGATATACCTGTTCCACCTACATCTCCTCTTTTCAATCTCGTCTCTCCATCTGTTCGATCCATCTATATACCCTCTCGTTTCTATCTTCGAAGCTTCATATCTATCACAATGGGTG CCCTCGAGAGATTGACTCAGCTTGGCGGCCAGTTCTCCGCCGGCGGCAAGGACAAGATCCTCCAGAAGAACGCCGACGAT GTCGTCGTCACCGCAGCACTCCGAACTCCCTTCACCAAGGGTGGCAAGGGTGGGTTCAAGGACACCCAGGCCGCCGACCTGATGGCTGGCGTCCTCAAGGCCCTCCTCGACCGCTCCAAGATCGACCCCGCCCTCGTCGAGGATATCGCCGTCGGCACCGTCCTGGCCCCCGGCGGTGGTGCCACCGAGATGCGTGCCGCTGCCCTCGTCGCCGGCTTCCCCCAGACCACTGCCGTGCGCACCCTCAACCGCCAGTGCTCTTCTGGTCTGCAGGCTTCCGTGGACATTATCAACGCGATCAAGACCGGCATGATTGAGGTCGGTATCGGCGCCGGCGTCGAGAGCATGTCAACGCAATACGG CCCCGCCGCCGTCTCCGAGTTCTCTGAGCTCCTCGAAAACACTCCCGAGGCCGCAAACTGCAAGGTCCCCATGGGCGTTCTCTCCGAGAACATGGCCCAGGACCTCGGCATCCCCCGCACCAAGCAGGACGccttcgccgccgcctcaTACGCCAAGGCCACCAAGGCCCAGGCTGAGGGTCTCTTCGACCAGGAAATCACCCCCCTCAAGGTCAAGTGGGAGGATCCCAAGTCTGGCGAGACCAAGGAGATCACCGTCGCAAAGGACGACGGCATCCGCGCCGGCGTCACCGCCGAGTCCCTGGCCAAGATCAAGCCCGCCTTCGCAAAGGACGGCGGCATCCACGCCGGTAATGCCTCCCAGGTGTCCgacggcgccgccgccgtgctCTTCATGAAGCGCTCGACCGCCGAGCGCCTCGGCCAGCCCATCCTCGGCAAGTTCGTCTCCGCCGCCATCGTCGGCCTGCCGCCGCTGCTCATGGGCCAGGGTCCCGCCAAGGCCATTCCCGTCGCCAACGCCAAGGCCGGCATCGCGACCGAGGATGTCGACATCTACGAGATCAACGAGGCGTTCGCGTCGCAGTGCTTGTGGAGCGCCGAGCAGCTCGGCATCCCGTTCGAAAAGGTCAACCCCAAGGGCGGCGCCATCGCTTTCGGTCACCCGCTGGGCTGCACTGGCGCGAGGCAGATCTCGACGCTGCTGTACGAGCTCAAGCGGACGGGTAAGAGGATTGGCAACACGTCTATGTGTATCGGTACCGGTATGGGCATGAGCGCCGTCTGGGTTGCCGAATAA
- a CDS encoding 2-nitropropane dioxygenase yields MPFDTELTRRLGIKVPIVQGGMQHVGTADLASAVSNAGALGIITALIFPTPEELRKEIQRCKTLTKYPFAVNITLLPALVPPDYAAYAQVVIDEGIKIVETAGNSPGPVIKQLKAAGVTILHKCTTIRHAQSAVKLGVDFLSIDGFECAGHVGESDITNFILLSRARQSLKVPFIASGGFADGEGLAAALCLGAVGVNMGTRFMCTLEAPIHHKIKEEIVKAQETDTALLLRRWRNTTRLYKNKVTEEAIKIEEQSTSGEFSEIAPLVSGKRGKEVFITGDPDYGVWTAGQVIGLIHDIPSVKDLVPRIEKEAEAALKARLALIKPAAKL; encoded by the exons ATGCCTTTCGACACTGAGCTGACCCGACGGTTGGGTATCAAAG TACCCATCGTCCAGGGCGGCATGCAGCACGTCGGCACAGCCGACCTCGCCTCGGCCGTCTCCAACGCGGGCGCGCTGGGCATCATCACCGCCCTCATCTTCCCGACCCCCGAGGAGCTGCGCAAGGAGATCCAGCGCTGCAAGACCCTCACAAAGTACCCCTTTGCCGTCAACATCACCCTCCTTCCGGCCCTCGTGCCCCCAGACTACGCCGCCTACGCCCAGGTCGTCATCGACGAGGGCATCAAGATCGTCGAGACGGCCGGCAACTCGCCGGGCCCCGTCATCAAGCAGCTCAAGGCCGCGGGCGTTACGATCCTGCACAAGTGCACGACGATCCGCCACGCGCAGAGCGCCGTCAAGCTCGGCGTCGACTTCCTTAGCATCGACGGCTTCGAGTGCGCCGGCCACGTGGGCGAGTCGGACATTACCAACTTCATCCTCCTCTCGCGGGCGCGGCAGTCGCTGAAGGTGCCCTTCATCGCGAGCGGCGGGTTCGCGGACGGCGAAGGGCTCGCGGCGGCGCTGTGCCTGGGCGCGGTGGGCGTCAACATGGGCACGCGGTTCATGTGCACGCTGGAGGCGCCGATCCATCACAAGATCAAGGAGGAGATTGTCAAGGCGCAGGAGACGGACACAGCGCTGCTGCTTCGGCGGTGGAGAAACACGACGCGGCTGTACAAGAACAAGGTCACGGAGGAGGCGATCAAGATTGAGGAGCAGAGCACGTCGGGCGAGTTTTCCGAGATTGCGCCGCTTGTGAGCGGGAAGAGGGGCAAGGAGGTTTTCATCACGGGTGATCCGGACTATGGC GTTTGGACGGCCGGACAGGTTATTGGATTGATTCACGACATCCCGTCGGTCAAGGACTTGGTTCCTAGAATAGAGAAGGAGGCTGAGGCGGCGCTGAAGGCGAGGCTGGCGTTGATCAAGCCGGCGGCCAAGTTGTAG
- a CDS encoding 30S ribosomal protein S7, with protein sequence MSLRPSLQTACRALALRSRPLAQRQEPLVWAATKRGYSDELRKGERSQIPVLKKTENAAFPQGQEVPESAPGQQQPTNEALEAAAALSELAEAAKGHSAGLQGGLTEAQEQMLYAEGAIPPTQSDGNGQRDLEIIARGGLLAQAGDADEVAPSRSYKFPLPTLPLPPHSHLKSRYHPVLDQLTNLMMRDGKKAQAQRNMAMVLNFLRTSPPPIINPKYPLLPGAPPPAHLPLNPVLYLTLAVDSVAPLIKIRRIAGGAGGGRPLELPAPLAVRQRRRAAFQWILDVVNKKPSKGSGRTQFAHRVADELIAVTEGRSSVWEKRLALHKLGTATRANLTAKPVKQNM encoded by the exons ATGTCTCTGCGGCCGAGCCTACAGACCGCCTGCCGGGCGCTCGCGCTGCGGTCTCGACCCCTGGCCCAACGACAGGAACCTCTAGTCTGGGCGGCGACAAAACGAGGATACTCTGACGAGCTGCGCAAGGGTGAAAGGAGCCAGATTCCGGTATTGAAGAAGACAGAGAACGCAGCTTTCCCTCAGGGTCAGGAGGTGCCTGAGTCCGCGCCGGGACAACAGCAG CCAACAAACGAGGCACTTGAAGCTGCCGCGGCACTGAGCGAGCTCGCAGAGGCGGCAAAGGGACACAGCGCCGGTCTCCAGGGCGGCCTGACGGAAGCCCAGGAGCAGATGCTATACGCCGAGGGCGCCATCCCGCCTACACAATCGGACGGCAACGGCCAGCGCGATCTCGAAATCATAGCTCGCGGCGGGCTTCTCGCGCAGGCTGGGGACGCCGACGAGGTTGCCCCGTCACGGTCCTACAAGTTCCCGCTGCCTACGCTCCCTCTGCCGCCCCATAGCCATCTCAAGTCTCGGTACCACCCCGTGCTAGACCAGTTGACCAACCTGATGATGCGAGATGGCAAGAAGGCCCAGGCGCAAAGA AATATGGCCATGGTCCTCAACTTTCTGCGAACCTCCCCTCCCCCGATCATCAACCCCAAATACCCGCTCCTTCCCGGCGCCCCGCCGCCGGCGCACCTCCCGCTGAACCCCGTGCTATACCTCACACTGGCCGTGGACTCCGTGGCGCCCCTCATCAAGATCCGCCGCATCGCGGGCGGAGCCGGTGGTGGTCGACCCCTGGAACTTCCCGCACCCCTAGCGGTCCGCCAGAGGCGGCGCGCGGCGTTCCAGTGGATCCTGGACGTGGTCAACAAGAAGCCGTCCAAGGGGTCCGGCCGGACGCAGTTTGCGCACCGCGTGGCGGACGAGCTGATTGCCGTGACCGAGGGGCGGTCGTCCGTGTGGGAGAAGCGGTTGGCGCTGCACAAGTTGGGCACGGCGACGCGTGCCAACTTGACTGCTAAGCCTGTCAAGCAGAATATGTAA
- a CDS encoding universal stress protein family produces the protein MSHQPMSMEAMLDEERRDVLALLEGTAARSNWNTGSPVSARSPSPYTTPRSPVRSMLDIGADGGSKSPRLGNAVPVRSMLDISGPPAPVRSMLDINTSAPKQAASAGPSSPVESRAPHPRTFSDSHSQKPSFGPRAPINRMDPTLDYQFSDISTNNIGTAMPKRNTQGKALGVKKPGGGAMVDVMRGNEIPGIILPGDRARHGSIASNPVMGGRSSSRGQGSKSKSPHGRLSMRSRSPNVSGRLQQIPGTAILDDGRVVDISTAYRKLSDANLAFSGGGLSGLAGRKKSSADDAGLGRLTKDYLSPDGEELEDSSDDDAHSSSDEENERGRKMSPRDEESNAKSGSSADKGDRKTLSLLAAAEEERLAVSSKQPQYKYKSLLDEPSITLTKPGGEKSKSKAGIRPTTAFDNEPGSGMASAVNSDDEEELNDIKRAQRLAFSRTETLNNPEFSRTLRIIMRGEFDQIQKSAEEEHHRLRKYLVATDLSEESTHALEWTIGTVLRDGDTLICIYCVDEETGIYSTEGIMVPDERAAHQEQAAAINAMSSAKSPPPNMTSAPPFPHLPRASALNNSDSSSPAPSSRERGRAEEERRRAVNDIQERVERLLRRTRLQVRVIVEVIHCKNPKHLITEVIDIVSPTLVILGSRGRSALKGVILGSFSNYLVTKSSVPVMVARKRLRNKSKYKRGPLKQVNDLNNPGTKSLANAKVD, from the exons ATGTCGCACCAACCCATGAGCATGGAAGCCATGCTCGACGAGGAGAGAAGAGATGTTCTGGCCTTGCTCGAGGGTACCGCTGCAAGATCCAACTGGAACACGGGCTCGCCCGTCTCTGCACGCTCGCCATCGCCCTACACAACGCCTCGCTCGCCCGTACGAAGTATGCTGGATATCGGCGCCGATGGAGGTTCCAAGAGCCCACGACTCGGAAACGCCGTACCGGTGCGCAGCATGTTGGATATCAGCGGCCCCCCGGCTCCCGTTCGGAGCATGCTCGATATCAACACCTCGGCTCCAAAGCAGGCTGCCAGTGCCGGCCCCAGTTCTCCAGTCGAATCTCGCGCACCTCATCCGAGGACCTTTTCCGATTCACACTCCCAGAAGCCCAGCTTTGGCCCGCGCGCCCCAATCAATCGAATGGATCCGACACTGGACTACCAATTCTCTGATATTTCTACCAACAATATCGGAACTGCTATGCCGAAGCGCAACACACAGGGAAAGGCGCTGGGCGTGAAGAAGCCGGGCGGCGGTGCCATGGTCGACGTCATGCGCGGCAACGAAATCCCCGGCATTATCCTTCCCGGCGACAGAGCCCGCCACGGCTCTATTGCTAGCAATCCCGTCATGGGTGGGAGAAGCTCTAGCAGAGGTCAAGGCAGCAAATCCAAGTCTCCTCATGGCAGGCTGAGCATGCGCTCCCGCTCGCCCAATGTCAGTGGTCGGCTCCAGCAGATCCCTGGAACTGCCATTCTTGATGACGGCCGGGTGGTGGACATCTCAACCGCCTACCGCAAGCTGTCGGATGCCAATTTGGCATTCTCAGGCGGAGGCCTGTCTGGGCTGGCCGGACGCAAAAAGTCAAGCGCAGACGATGCCGGACTTGGACGTCTTACCAAGGACTACCTCAGCCCTGATGGAGAGGAGCTGGAAGACAGCAGCGACGATGACGCGCACAGTTCTTCTGATGAAGAGAACGAGAGAGGACGTAAGATGTCGCCTCGAGACGAAGAGAGCAATGCAAAGTCCGGCAGCTCAGCCGACAAAGGTGACCGTAAGACGCTCAGTCTACTTGCCGCGGCTGAGGAAGAGC GCCTGGCAGTCAGTTCCAAGCAACCTCAATACAAATACAAGTCATTGTTAGACGAACCTTCCATCACACTCACCAAGCCAGGCGGCGAGAAGTCAAAATCCAAAGCAGGCATCCGCCCGACCACGGCGTTCGACAACGAGCCAGGCTCGGGAATGGCGTCCGCTGTGAACTCGGACGATGAGGAGGAGCTCAACGACATCAAGCGCGCGCAGAGACTTGCCTTCTCACGAACAGAAACCCTCAACAACCCCGAGTTTTCACGAACTCTACGCATTATCATGCGCGGCGAGTTTGACCAAATCCAGAAGTCGGCCGAAGAGGAGCATCATAGGTTGAGAAAATACCTGGTGGCAACCGATCTCAGCGAGGAGTCGACACACGCCCTGGAATGGACGATCGGCACCGTTCTGCGAGACGGCGATACTCTCATCTGTATCTACTGCGTCGATGAAGAGACTGGTATCTACTCGACCGAGGGAATCATGGTCCCCGACGAGCGTGCCGCGCATCAGGAACAAGCAGCTGCTATCAACGCCATGTCCAGCGCCAAGTCACCGCCGCCAAACATGACCAGCGCCCCGCCTTTCCCTCACCTTCCGCGAGCCTCGGCCTTGAACAATAGCGACTCTTCTTCGCCGGCACCGTCCAGTAGGGAGCGCGGCCGCGCTGAGGAGGAACGTCGTCGTGCGGTTAACGACATTCAGGAGAGGGTTGAGCGGCTGTTGCGAAGGACTCGACTTCAAGTGCGAGTGATTGTCGAGGTCATTCACTGCAAGAATCCAAAGCATCTCATTACCGAAGTGATTGATATTGTCAGCCCTACGTTGGTAATCCTGGGAAGCAGAGGCCGTAGCGCTCTCAAGGG TGTGATTCTTGGCTCGTTCTCCAACTATCTTGTCACCAAGAGCTCGGTGCCTGTCATGGTAGCGCGAAAGCGCCTTCGCAACAAGAGCAAGTACAAGAGAGGCCCTCTCAAGCAGGTCAACGACCTGAACAACCCGGGAACCAAGAGCCTCGCCAACGCCAAGGTTGACTAG